Proteins encoded in a region of the Geobacillus genomosp. 3 genome:
- the ndoA gene encoding type II toxin-antitoxin system endoribonuclease NdoA gives MIVKRGDVYFADLSPVVGSEQGGVRPVLVIQNDIGNRFSPTVIVAAITAQIQKAKLPTHVEIDAKRYGFERDSVILLEQIRTIDKQRLTDKITHLDDEMMDKVDEALQISLGLIDF, from the coding sequence TTGATTGTCAAACGTGGCGACGTTTATTTTGCGGACCTTTCCCCGGTCGTTGGCTCAGAGCAGGGCGGCGTGCGCCCCGTGTTGGTGATCCAAAACGATATCGGCAATCGCTTCAGTCCAACGGTTATTGTGGCGGCGATCACGGCGCAAATCCAGAAGGCGAAGCTGCCGACCCATGTCGAGATCGATGCGAAGCGCTACGGGTTTGAGCGGGACTCGGTCATTTTGCTTGAACAAATCCGTACGATTGATAAGCAGCGGCTGACTGACAAAATCACCCACCTGGATGATGAGATGATGGACAAAGTCGATGAAGCGCTGCAAATCAGCTTAGGACTGATCGACTTTTAA
- the acpS gene encoding holo-ACP synthase has translation MIVGIGIDIVELQRVHSLLKRSGKFPDRILTPREKARFDELPPARQVEFLAGRFAAKEAYAKALGTGIGRHISFQDIEVVSDAYGKPSIAARRSGEVIHLSISHSRDYAVAQVIIERFGLNGPSDACHG, from the coding sequence ATGATCGTTGGCATCGGCATTGATATTGTAGAGTTGCAGCGGGTTCATTCGCTCCTTAAGCGCAGCGGTAAATTCCCTGACCGGATTTTAACGCCGCGGGAAAAGGCGCGGTTTGATGAGTTGCCGCCCGCGCGGCAAGTGGAATTTCTCGCCGGACGGTTTGCGGCGAAGGAAGCGTACGCCAAAGCACTTGGGACAGGGATTGGGCGGCACATCTCGTTTCAGGATATCGAGGTTGTTTCTGATGCGTATGGAAAGCCGAGCATTGCCGCCCGCCGCAGCGGGGAAGTCATTCATTTGTCCATTTCCCATAGCCGGGATTATGCGGTCGCCCAAGTCATCATTGAGCGCTTCGGGCTGAACGGGCCATCGGATGCTTGCCACGGCTAG
- a CDS encoding LolA family protein: MGRKVLLALVGIIFLFALAGCGAKSQEEVLKALNEKMDEMTGYQAEAKMTFRTGAEPQVYHVEVWHKQPSYYRVSLKNADKGQSQMILRNDEGVFVFTPALNKSFKFVSDWPKNSSQAYLYESLVKDILSDSKAKFKATKDHYVFETKTNYPNSEVVPTQEITLSKKDLTPVSVKVMDTDRKALLTVEFSNVEFNKKFDDDAFDTSKNMTGARLEVPAMAEGKEQVMEVMYPSQLPEGVQALEEKEVKSEDGTRVIMTFGGKKSFTLVQEKAEVLPATSMPVLVNGDPVDLGFTVGALTDQTLTWSYNGVEFTLASDDLTPEEMVMVASSVQEKATK, from the coding sequence ATGGGCAGAAAGGTGCTTTTGGCATTGGTCGGCATCATCTTTTTGTTTGCTTTAGCCGGGTGCGGGGCGAAATCACAGGAGGAAGTGCTCAAGGCGCTCAATGAAAAGATGGATGAGATGACAGGTTACCAAGCTGAGGCGAAAATGACGTTCCGCACCGGCGCCGAGCCGCAAGTGTACCATGTGGAAGTGTGGCATAAGCAGCCGTCGTATTACCGCGTCAGCTTGAAAAACGCCGACAAAGGGCAAAGTCAAATGATTTTGCGCAACGATGAGGGAGTATTCGTCTTTACACCTGCCCTCAACAAAAGCTTTAAGTTTGTCAGCGACTGGCCGAAGAACAGCAGCCAAGCGTATTTGTATGAATCGCTCGTCAAAGACATTTTAAGCGACTCAAAGGCGAAGTTTAAGGCGACGAAGGATCACTATGTATTTGAGACAAAAACGAACTATCCAAATAGCGAAGTCGTTCCGACCCAGGAAATTACATTGAGCAAAAAAGATTTGACGCCTGTCTCGGTCAAAGTGATGGATACAGACCGAAAGGCGCTGTTGACAGTGGAATTTTCCAACGTTGAATTTAACAAAAAATTCGATGATGATGCATTCGATACGTCGAAAAACATGACCGGGGCGCGTCTCGAAGTGCCAGCGATGGCGGAAGGGAAAGAACAAGTGATGGAAGTCATGTATCCGAGCCAGCTCCCGGAAGGCGTCCAAGCGCTTGAGGAAAAAGAAGTGAAAAGCGAAGACGGCACAAGAGTCATTATGACATTTGGCGGCAAGAAATCGTTTACGCTCGTTCAAGAAAAAGCGGAAGTGCTCCCGGCAACGAGCATGCCAGTGCTTGTCAACGGGGATCCGGTTGATTTAGGCTTTACGGTTGGCGCCCTCACGGACCAAACATTGACATGGTCGTACAACGGAGTGGAATTTACGCTCGCTTCCGATGATCTCACTCCGGAGGAAATGGTGATGGTCGCCAGCTCAGTGCAAGAAAAAGCAACAAAATAA
- a CDS encoding rhomboid family intramembrane serine protease, with translation MFHYTGGVRSLIRLCPVVSTLLLAHIVLWLLFVIPLSALEPIWQHVIGTNDALRNGEYWRLISPLVLHYDFNHMAANSLSLWLFGPWLERALGKGKFLLLYLGGGVGANIATVLLLPPMYSHVGASGAIFALFGMYSYLALFRRDLIAPRHAQLLLAAMAINLLLGLMEPDGNLIAHLFGFVTGGLLAPFLAVRPGPPSFHVVRP, from the coding sequence ATGTTTCACTATACTGGGGGCGTCCGCTCACTCATCCGTCTCTGCCCGGTCGTATCAACCTTGCTGTTGGCGCATATCGTTTTGTGGTTGTTGTTCGTCATCCCCCTCTCGGCACTTGAACCGATTTGGCAGCATGTCATCGGGACGAATGATGCCCTCCGCAACGGGGAGTATTGGCGGCTGATTAGTCCGCTCGTGCTGCACTACGATTTCAACCATATGGCGGCCAACAGCCTTTCGTTATGGCTGTTCGGCCCCTGGCTGGAACGCGCGCTCGGGAAAGGGAAATTTTTACTTCTTTATCTTGGGGGCGGTGTCGGCGCCAATATCGCTACCGTATTGCTTCTGCCGCCGATGTACAGCCATGTCGGGGCGTCAGGTGCCATTTTTGCCTTATTTGGCATGTACAGCTATCTCGCCCTTTTTCGCCGTGACCTCATCGCCCCCCGGCACGCCCAGTTGCTGTTGGCCGCTATGGCCATCAACCTGCTGCTCGGCTTGATGGAGCCGGACGGCAACCTCATCGCCCATCTGTTCGGCTTTGTCACCGGCGGGCTGCTCGCTCCGTTTTTGGCTGTCCGCCCCGGACCGCCGTCGTTTCATGTGGTTCGGCCATGA
- a CDS encoding SprT family protein, giving the protein MDQTRLQTLVEQISMSTFGKPFRHTATFNPRLRTVGGRYVLQTHNIELNKKHYDTYGEEELVAIIKHELCHYHLHLEGKGYRHRDRDFRELLKKVDAPRYCRPLGQKTDRPKTIYTYICTSCGLTYTRKKRMNIARYVCGRCHGRLKLTGQLC; this is encoded by the coding sequence ATGGATCAAACACGGTTGCAAACACTCGTTGAACAAATTTCTATGAGCACATTTGGCAAGCCGTTCCGCCATACCGCTACCTTCAACCCTCGGCTCCGCACCGTCGGCGGGCGCTACGTGTTGCAAACTCATAACATTGAGTTAAACAAAAAACATTACGACACGTACGGCGAAGAAGAACTCGTGGCTATCATTAAACATGAACTATGCCATTACCATCTGCATTTGGAAGGAAAGGGATATCGCCACCGCGACCGCGACTTCCGCGAGCTGTTAAAAAAAGTAGACGCGCCTCGTTATTGCCGCCCGCTCGGCCAAAAAACAGACAGGCCGAAAACGATCTATACATACATTTGCACATCTTGCGGCCTGACGTACACCCGAAAAAAGCGCATGAACATCGCCCGCTACGTCTGCGGACGTTGCCATGGCCGACTTAAACTAACAGGTCAGCTCTGTTGA
- a CDS encoding Tex family protein produces MANEQRLISIIAAEQQLAVKQVENVITLHQEGNTIPFIARYRKEMTGALDEVQIRAVLERWEYLQHLEQRKEEVIRLIDEQGKLTEELKKAIISATKLQQVEDLYRPYRQKRRTKATIAKEKGLEPLADWLLACPAAPVPEEKARVFIDAEKGVATADEALQGAKDIIAERVADDAALRQWVREQTWRKGTIVSTAKAPEKDEKNVYEMYYDYEEPVAKIVPHRVLALNRGEKEDVLRVSVQAPAEEIIRYLQQKTVANELSPAAWLVAEAVEDGYKRLMEPAIERDIRNELTEKAEERAIHIFAENLRKLLLQPPLKGKTVLGVDPAYRTGCKLAVVDETGKLLRIDVIYPHPPQEKKDEARAKLLRLLDDYHVDMIAIGNGTASRETEQFVADTLKQVERDIFYLIVNEAGASVYSASDLARAEFPDLQVEERSAVSIARRVQDPLAELVKIDPKSVGVGQYQHDVSQKKLAESLRFVVETVVNQVGVNVNTASVSLLQYVSGLTKTVSENIVKRREEQGKFRSREELKAIPRLGAKTYEQCIGFLRIVDGDEPLDRTPIHPERYAEVKQLLQQLGFTAAAIGSDELRQALQAIDVKAAAAEFGIGELTLHDIIDALRRPERDPRDELPKPILRKDVLKMEDLKPGMELEGTVRNVVDFGAFVDIGVKQDGLVHISKLSKQYVRHPLDVVSVGDVVKVWVESVDAAKGRISLSMLPPE; encoded by the coding sequence TTGGCGAACGAACAGCGGCTCATTTCAATCATTGCCGCCGAACAACAGTTGGCGGTGAAACAAGTCGAGAATGTCATTACACTTCATCAAGAAGGCAACACCATCCCGTTTATCGCTCGCTACCGGAAAGAGATGACCGGGGCGCTTGATGAAGTGCAAATTCGTGCGGTGCTTGAGCGCTGGGAGTATTTGCAGCATTTAGAGCAGCGGAAAGAAGAGGTCATTCGGCTGATCGATGAGCAAGGGAAATTGACCGAAGAGCTAAAAAAGGCGATTATAAGCGCCACGAAACTGCAGCAAGTCGAAGATTTGTACCGCCCATACCGGCAAAAGCGGCGCACGAAGGCGACGATCGCGAAAGAAAAAGGGCTTGAGCCGCTTGCCGATTGGCTTCTCGCTTGCCCTGCCGCCCCGGTTCCGGAAGAGAAGGCTCGGGTGTTCATTGACGCAGAAAAAGGGGTCGCAACGGCAGACGAGGCGCTGCAAGGGGCGAAAGACATCATCGCCGAGCGGGTGGCCGACGATGCTGCTCTTCGTCAATGGGTGCGGGAACAGACGTGGCGGAAAGGGACGATCGTGTCCACCGCGAAGGCGCCGGAGAAGGACGAAAAAAACGTATACGAGATGTATTACGACTACGAAGAACCGGTGGCGAAAATCGTTCCCCATCGCGTCCTGGCGCTAAACCGCGGCGAAAAAGAGGACGTGCTGCGCGTCTCAGTCCAAGCGCCTGCCGAAGAAATCATCCGCTATTTGCAGCAAAAAACAGTCGCCAATGAGTTATCGCCAGCAGCCTGGCTCGTGGCCGAAGCGGTGGAAGACGGATACAAACGGCTGATGGAGCCCGCCATTGAGCGCGACATCCGCAACGAGCTGACAGAAAAGGCGGAAGAGCGGGCGATCCATATTTTTGCCGAGAATTTACGCAAACTGCTTCTTCAGCCGCCATTGAAAGGAAAAACGGTGCTCGGCGTCGATCCGGCCTACCGGACGGGATGCAAGCTCGCTGTCGTTGATGAAACAGGGAAGCTGCTTCGTATTGATGTCATTTACCCGCACCCGCCGCAAGAGAAAAAGGATGAAGCGAGGGCAAAGCTTCTTCGTTTGCTTGACGACTATCATGTGGATATGATCGCCATCGGCAACGGCACAGCATCGCGGGAGACGGAGCAGTTTGTTGCTGACACGCTCAAGCAAGTCGAGCGCGACATCTTTTATCTCATCGTCAACGAAGCCGGGGCGAGCGTCTACTCAGCCTCCGACCTTGCGCGCGCCGAGTTTCCCGATTTGCAAGTTGAAGAGCGGAGCGCGGTCTCCATCGCCCGCCGCGTCCAAGACCCGCTCGCCGAACTGGTTAAGATTGACCCGAAATCGGTTGGCGTCGGCCAATACCAGCATGACGTCTCACAAAAAAAGTTGGCTGAGTCGCTCCGTTTCGTCGTGGAGACGGTCGTCAACCAAGTGGGTGTCAACGTCAACACCGCCTCCGTTTCGTTGCTCCAATACGTCTCGGGACTGACGAAAACGGTGTCGGAAAACATTGTCAAACGCCGTGAAGAGCAAGGAAAATTCCGCAGCCGCGAGGAGCTGAAAGCGATCCCGCGTCTTGGGGCGAAAACATACGAGCAATGCATCGGGTTTTTGCGCATTGTCGACGGCGACGAGCCGCTTGACCGCACGCCAATTCACCCTGAGCGCTACGCGGAAGTGAAGCAGTTGTTGCAACAATTAGGATTTACAGCCGCCGCCATCGGCAGCGATGAGCTTCGCCAAGCGCTCCAAGCCATCGACGTGAAAGCAGCGGCGGCTGAATTCGGCATCGGCGAACTGACGCTCCATGACATCATCGATGCCTTGCGCCGTCCGGAGCGCGACCCGCGCGATGAGCTGCCGAAACCGATATTGCGAAAAGACGTCTTGAAGATGGAAGATCTAAAGCCGGGCATGGAGCTCGAAGGAACGGTGCGCAACGTCGTCGACTTTGGCGCCTTTGTCGACATCGGCGTCAAACAGGACGGGCTTGTACATATTTCCAAACTGAGCAAACAATACGTCCGCCATCCACTTGATGTCGTCTCCGTCGGCGACGTCGTCAAAGTGTGGGTAGAAAGTGTAGACGCAGCGAAAGGGAGAATTTCATTATCGATGCTTCCGCCGGAATAA
- the alr gene encoding alanine racemase — MDDFHRDTWAEIDLDAIHDNVANLRRFLPDGTRVMAVVKANAYGHGDAQVAETALEAGASYLAVAFLDEALALRKKGVNAPILVLGASRPMDVALAARHRIALTVFRADWLEQASSVYTGPDPVYLHLKMDTGMGRLGVKDGEETKRIMTLINRHPRFILEGAYTHFATADELNTDYLSYQYSRFLHMLEWLPARPPLVHCANSAAALRFPDRAFNMVRFGISMYGLAPSTDIKPLLPYELKEAFSLHSRLVHVKKLQPGEKVSYGATYTAKAEEWIGTIPIGYADGWLRRLQHFHVLVNGQKVPIVGRICMDQCMIRLPEPLPIGTKVTLIGHQGDETISIDDVARHLGTINYEVPCTISYRVPRIFFRNKRIMELRNAVCHG, encoded by the coding sequence ATGGACGATTTTCACCGGGATACATGGGCGGAAATTGACTTGGATGCCATTCACGACAACGTCGCGAATTTGCGCCGCTTTTTGCCGGATGGCACGCGGGTTATGGCCGTTGTAAAGGCGAATGCCTACGGACATGGTGACGCCCAAGTAGCGGAAACGGCGCTAGAAGCCGGCGCTTCCTACTTAGCCGTCGCTTTTTTGGACGAGGCGCTCGCTTTAAGGAAAAAAGGTGTCAATGCACCCATTTTAGTGCTCGGGGCGTCCCGGCCGATGGATGTGGCGCTAGCCGCTCGACATCGTATTGCGCTAACTGTGTTTCGTGCCGATTGGTTAGAACAGGCGTCATCTGTTTACACCGGTCCGGACCCGGTTTACCTCCATTTAAAAATGGATACCGGAATGGGAAGGCTTGGGGTAAAAGACGGGGAGGAGACAAAGCGCATTATGACGCTGATTAATCGCCACCCCCGCTTTATCCTTGAAGGTGCATACACGCATTTTGCGACGGCCGATGAATTGAACACAGACTATCTTTCTTATCAATACAGCCGCTTTTTGCATATGCTTGAATGGCTGCCAGCGCGGCCGCCGCTCGTTCACTGTGCCAACAGCGCGGCGGCGCTCCGCTTCCCCGATCGGGCATTCAATATGGTTCGCTTTGGCATTTCCATGTATGGGCTCGCCCCGTCGACAGACATCAAGCCGCTGCTTCCATACGAACTAAAGGAGGCATTCTCGCTCCATAGCCGCCTCGTACACGTGAAAAAGCTGCAACCGGGTGAAAAGGTGAGTTACGGAGCAACATATACCGCAAAAGCGGAAGAGTGGATCGGCACGATCCCGATCGGCTATGCGGACGGATGGCTGCGCCGCCTGCAACATTTTCATGTGCTTGTGAACGGACAAAAGGTGCCGATTGTCGGGCGCATTTGCATGGATCAATGCATGATCCGCCTGCCTGAACCGTTGCCAATCGGCACAAAGGTGACACTCATTGGCCATCAGGGAGATGAAACCATTTCCATCGATGACGTCGCCCGCCATTTGGGAACGATTAATTATGAAGTGCCTTGTACGATCAGTTACCGCGTGCCCCGTATTTTTTTCCGAAATAAGCGTATAATGGAATTGAGAAATGCTGTTTGTCACGGGTGA
- a CDS encoding CopG family ribbon-helix-helix protein yields MSESGATTEIIVRLPQSLLTELDGLVKQENGNRNELIYQATKMYIRERKKRQIREAMRRGYMEMAKINLSIASEAFHAEYEADHTVERLVSGG; encoded by the coding sequence GTGTCGGAATCTGGCGCAACAACGGAAATCATCGTTCGTTTGCCGCAGTCGCTGCTGACGGAACTGGACGGGCTTGTGAAGCAGGAGAACGGCAATCGCAATGAACTCATTTATCAGGCGACGAAAATGTATATTCGTGAGCGGAAAAAACGGCAAATTCGCGAGGCGATGAGACGAGGCTACATGGAAATGGCCAAAATCAATTTATCTATTGCTTCTGAAGCGTTTCATGCTGAATATGAGGCCGACCACACCGTTGAACGCTTAGTTAGCGGGGGGTAA
- the cmpA gene encoding cortex morphogenetic protein CmpA translates to MPTWLKNQMRRAYYEKNRDQIKLLNQCWFFYRRRHCS, encoded by the coding sequence TTGCCTACATGGCTGAAAAATCAGATGAGACGAGCCTATTATGAGAAAAATCGCGATCAAATTAAACTGTTAAACCAATGTTGGTTTTTTTATCGGAGAAGACACTGTTCGTGA